A genomic region of bacterium contains the following coding sequences:
- a CDS encoding dihydroorotate dehydrogenase-like protein, whose translation MDLSTTYMGMKLKNPIVPSASPLSKDIGNIKRMEDAGAAAVVMYSLFEEQIVHESMEMFYHTMHGTESFPEALSYFPELDNYNHGPEEYLEHLRKAREAVDIPIIASLNGSSLGGWLKYAKKIEQTGVDGLELNMYYVAADPDKSAEELENQYVAVVKSLQDLSIPLAVKLSPFFTSFGHFARRLDDAGADGLVLFNRFYQPDINLETLEVTPNVVLSSPSEMRLPLRWIAILYGHVKTSLAATGGIHTAEDALKMIMAGADVTMLCSVLLKYGIDQIAEILKRLEWWLSEHEYESLQQMRGSMSQKSYENPAAFERANYMKALASFVLTEDLKYHN comes from the coding sequence ATGGATCTCTCCACAACGTACATGGGCATGAAATTAAAAAACCCAATCGTACCCTCAGCGTCTCCTTTATCCAAAGATATCGGTAATATCAAACGGATGGAAGATGCAGGCGCCGCCGCCGTCGTCATGTACTCGCTTTTTGAGGAACAAATTGTCCATGAATCAATGGAAATGTTTTATCACACTATGCACGGTACGGAGAGTTTTCCGGAAGCATTAAGCTACTTTCCTGAATTGGATAACTATAATCACGGACCTGAAGAATATCTTGAACACTTACGCAAAGCGCGGGAAGCCGTCGACATTCCAATTATCGCCAGTCTAAACGGGAGTTCGCTCGGCGGTTGGCTTAAATATGCCAAAAAAATCGAACAAACTGGCGTGGACGGACTGGAACTCAATATGTATTACGTTGCGGCCGATCCGGATAAAAGCGCGGAGGAATTGGAAAATCAATATGTCGCTGTGGTGAAATCGTTACAGGATTTAAGTATTCCATTGGCCGTTAAATTGAGTCCGTTCTTTACTTCATTTGGGCATTTTGCCCGACGGCTGGACGATGCTGGAGCAGACGGATTGGTGCTTTTCAATCGATTCTATCAACCTGACATCAATCTCGAAACGCTCGAAGTTACTCCTAATGTCGTACTGAGTTCGCCTTCGGAAATGCGGCTACCGTTGCGATGGATTGCTATTTTATACGGCCACGTAAAAACGAGTTTGGCGGCTACGGGGGGAATTCACACGGCTGAAGATGCGTTAAAGATGATCATGGCCGGTGCGGATGTAACAATGCTTTGCTCAGTTCTGCTGAAATATGGTATTGATCAGATTGCTGAGATTTTGAAAAGGCTGGAATGGTGGTTATCGGAACATGAATACGAATCTCTGCAGCAGATGCGGGGAAGCATGAGCCAAAAATCATACGAAAATCCGGCTGCGTTTGAGAGAGCGAATTATATGAAAGCATTAGCGAGTTTTGTCCTGACTGAAGATTTAAAATATCATAACTGA
- a CDS encoding RNA polymerase sigma factor RpoD/SigA, with translation MARIKMRINSREDQSIERYLEEINKVPLLKPEEEIELAKRIKKNDKFALKHLVEANLRFVVSVAKDYQNQGLPLSDLINEGNLGLMKAAERFDETRGFKFISYAVWWIRQSILQAIAEHSRIVRLPLNRVGMLNKIGKAYNELEQEFEREPSTEEIAHELEIKDYDVSDALRISKRHLSLDAPLQEDEKSVLMDTVPDKVNPLPDDVLLQESLKKDIENTLSSLSDREAKIIKLYFGLGIERSLTLEEIGEEFKLTRERVRQIKEKAINRLRHKSRSKSLRAYLG, from the coding sequence ATGGCAAGAATCAAGATGCGAATTAATAGTCGGGAGGATCAATCGATTGAAAGATATTTGGAGGAAATCAACAAAGTCCCTTTGTTGAAACCGGAAGAAGAAATCGAGCTCGCCAAGCGCATCAAAAAGAATGATAAATTTGCTCTCAAACATCTGGTCGAAGCAAATCTTCGTTTCGTCGTCAGTGTTGCGAAAGACTATCAGAATCAGGGATTGCCGCTGAGCGATTTGATCAACGAGGGTAATTTAGGATTGATGAAGGCGGCCGAACGTTTTGACGAAACGCGTGGATTCAAATTCATTTCCTATGCCGTGTGGTGGATTCGGCAGTCGATTTTGCAAGCGATTGCAGAACATTCACGCATAGTACGCCTACCGCTCAATCGCGTCGGTATGTTGAATAAAATCGGTAAAGCCTATAATGAACTCGAGCAAGAATTTGAGCGCGAGCCTAGCACGGAAGAAATCGCTCACGAACTCGAAATCAAAGATTACGACGTTTCCGATGCATTGCGTATTTCCAAACGACACTTATCGCTGGATGCACCGTTGCAGGAAGACGAAAAAAGCGTTTTGATGGACACGGTGCCGGACAAAGTGAATCCTTTGCCGGATGATGTGCTCTTGCAAGAGTCCCTCAAAAAAGACATTGAAAATACATTGTCGTCGTTGAGCGATCGTGAAGCGAAAATCATCAAGCTGTATTTCGGGCTTGGTATCGAGCGATCGTTGACTCTGGAAGAAATTGGCGAAGAATTTAAACTCACGCGCGAGCGCGTTCGCCAAATAAAAGAAAAGGCGATCAACAGGCTGCGCCATAAGTCTCGGAGCAAATCGCTTCGGGCGTATCTCGGATAA
- the dgt gene encoding dNTP triphosphohydrolase — translation MEKVDNKVNNIFIDRGRQFVEEWEEKYLSPYACKSKARHHTRVFEEIDDAHRTAFQRDRDRIIYSNSFRNLSDKRQVLIERNSERNRSRLTNTVEVVQVSKAIAQAMGLNEDLTEAIALGHDLGHPPFGFMGEEILDEILSGDDRVDNVLSGQDFGGFKHNYQSLRVVDKLEKKYGYEGLNLTAVVREGILKHTSTRCEKYNYPDTNLDGLHYEHLMSLTLEGQVAAIADQIAQRTYDLEDIVRANYISLKDLRGIKIIQEVEQEYKIEPLWNTNTDEYINLLVSALVRMMVSDVIDNTIRRIEDFCRRKNRLSDFDEWLVIFSLEVNRKQKELDMFIQKELGNNFQVNRANSKSQKVVRKLFKAYYTNPLQMDDKFLGRYTSKKVDVQFDLRKLPPKLVREKIKEFQQDPLYARHIADYVASMTDSFAIQEYKAIYIPEITHL, via the coding sequence ATGGAAAAAGTCGATAATAAAGTGAATAATATTTTTATAGATCGCGGGCGGCAATTTGTCGAAGAGTGGGAAGAAAAGTATCTCTCCCCGTATGCTTGCAAAAGCAAGGCCCGTCATCATACACGTGTATTTGAGGAAATCGACGATGCTCATCGTACGGCCTTCCAGCGCGACCGCGACCGAATTATTTATTCCAATTCTTTTCGCAATTTGAGTGACAAACGGCAGGTTCTGATCGAACGCAACAGCGAACGCAATCGCAGCCGTCTGACCAATACCGTCGAAGTAGTGCAGGTGTCGAAAGCCATAGCGCAGGCTATGGGACTCAATGAGGACCTGACCGAGGCCATTGCACTCGGGCATGATCTGGGCCATCCGCCGTTCGGTTTTATGGGCGAAGAAATACTGGATGAAATTCTCAGCGGCGATGATCGTGTGGACAACGTATTAAGCGGCCAGGATTTCGGCGGATTCAAACACAATTACCAAAGTCTGCGTGTCGTCGATAAGCTCGAAAAGAAATACGGGTACGAAGGACTTAATCTTACGGCGGTGGTACGCGAAGGCATTCTTAAACACACCAGCACACGATGCGAGAAATATAATTATCCCGATACCAATCTCGACGGATTGCATTATGAACATCTGATGTCGCTGACTTTGGAAGGGCAGGTTGCGGCGATAGCCGATCAGATCGCACAACGAACGTATGATCTCGAAGATATTGTGCGAGCCAATTACATTTCTCTGAAAGATTTGCGTGGCATTAAAATCATCCAGGAAGTCGAACAAGAATACAAGATTGAACCGTTATGGAATACCAATACAGACGAGTATATCAATTTGCTGGTAAGCGCACTTGTTCGTATGATGGTCAGTGATGTGATCGACAATACGATTCGCCGCATAGAAGATTTTTGCCGGAGGAAAAACCGGCTATCGGATTTTGACGAATGGTTGGTTATTTTCAGTCTCGAAGTCAATCGCAAGCAAAAAGAACTTGATATGTTTATCCAGAAAGAACTCGGCAATAATTTTCAGGTCAACCGTGCCAATAGTAAAAGCCAAAAAGTTGTGCGCAAACTTTTTAAAGCTTATTATACCAACCCATTGCAAATGGATGACAAATTTCTCGGAAGATACACGTCAAAAAAAGTTGACGTCCAGTTTGATCTGAGAAAATTACCTCCGAAATTGGTGCGCGAGAAAATAAAAGAATTTCAACAAGATCCGTTGTATGCCCGTCATATTGCTGATTATGTTGCCAGCATGACTGACAGTTTTGCGATCCAGGAATACAAAGCGATTTATATTCCGGAAATTACACATCTCTAA
- the tsaD gene encoding tRNA (adenosine(37)-N6)-threonylcarbamoyltransferase complex transferase subunit TsaD codes for MNPSHDHLITLAIETSCDDTSVAVLRGQTVISNLVSSQINRRFGGIVPELAARAHQAGILPVLRSALDEAHLAKKDINLIAVTYGPGLIGSLLVGLNVAKGLAFGLKKPLIGVNHIEAHILASFLEKETPTLPVVALVVSGGHTLLVLVKAIGDYQLLGSTVDDAAGECFDKVARLLGLQPAEDSMMGGPLIDQLAKHGNASKFTFPRPLLKDRNLNFSFSGLKTSVMNFLKPRSSNEIENDLSDICAGFQEAVVDVLVEKSIRACLDYGVSELVITGGVAANSRLRVRMKERSDREGIKLFVPSPAWCTDNAAMIGITGWLKYKKGVISTMELSPQPALQW; via the coding sequence ATGAATCCATCCCATGATCATTTGATCACATTGGCGATCGAAACTTCCTGTGACGATACATCCGTTGCGGTACTGCGTGGGCAAACAGTCATTTCCAATCTCGTTTCCTCGCAGATCAATCGGCGTTTTGGCGGTATTGTACCGGAGTTGGCTGCGCGGGCACATCAAGCTGGTATCTTGCCGGTATTACGATCTGCTCTTGATGAAGCACATCTTGCAAAAAAGGATATTAACTTAATTGCCGTGACCTATGGCCCCGGATTAATCGGAAGTTTATTGGTTGGATTGAATGTAGCAAAAGGCTTGGCGTTCGGACTTAAGAAGCCGTTAATCGGAGTCAATCATATCGAAGCTCACATACTCGCATCGTTTCTGGAGAAAGAAACCCCGACTTTACCGGTAGTCGCTCTCGTAGTGTCAGGCGGTCATACGTTGCTCGTACTGGTCAAAGCCATCGGTGATTATCAGTTGCTCGGATCGACGGTAGATGATGCTGCTGGAGAATGTTTTGACAAAGTGGCCAGATTGCTCGGCTTGCAACCGGCTGAAGACAGTATGATGGGAGGGCCTTTGATTGACCAGTTGGCGAAACACGGAAACGCATCTAAATTTACCTTTCCAAGACCACTGCTAAAAGATCGGAATTTGAATTTCAGTTTCAGTGGCCTTAAAACTTCCGTAATGAATTTTCTCAAACCACGTTCGTCCAATGAGATTGAAAATGATTTGAGCGATATTTGTGCCGGATTTCAGGAAGCGGTAGTGGATGTATTAGTGGAAAAATCGATACGTGCTTGTCTTGATTACGGCGTTTCGGAGTTGGTCATTACCGGCGGTGTGGCGGCCAATTCACGACTGCGCGTACGAATGAAAGAACGATCCGATCGTGAAGGAATTAAGCTCTTCGTTCCTTCTCCGGCCTGGTGTACGGACAATGCGGCGATGATTGGAATTACCGGCTGGCTCAAATATAAAAAAGGCGTTATTTCAACGATGGAATTGTCGCCGCAACCCGCGCTACAGTGGTGA
- a CDS encoding MotA/TolQ/ExbB proton channel family protein — protein MEKTLIDYYWDGGGFMHPILFCWVVGLAICIERFITLTRSGINTRQFLNKIKGALDEGGVQRAVEVCANQKGSVASIFHAGLMRMDKGIDQVEKAIVNAGAIEMAFLERGMIWIAFFIAMAPMLGFTGTVQGMILAFEAIAKANDISPSIVATGIGVALLTTLFGLVVAMNLQFFHNYFTAKINRLIVDMEDSSAALVEALVEIEQKK, from the coding sequence ATGGAGAAAACATTAATTGATTACTACTGGGATGGTGGCGGATTTATGCATCCGATTCTTTTTTGTTGGGTCGTCGGTTTAGCCATTTGTATTGAACGATTTATAACGTTAACCCGTTCTGGCATCAATACGCGTCAATTTTTAAACAAGATTAAAGGTGCTTTAGATGAAGGTGGCGTTCAACGTGCCGTTGAAGTATGTGCTAACCAAAAGGGTTCAGTCGCTTCGATATTTCATGCCGGTTTGATGCGTATGGATAAAGGAATCGATCAGGTTGAAAAAGCGATTGTCAATGCCGGTGCGATTGAAATGGCTTTCCTCGAAAGAGGTATGATCTGGATTGCATTCTTTATTGCCATGGCTCCAATGCTCGGTTTCACCGGTACGGTGCAGGGTATGATTTTAGCATTCGAAGCTATCGCTAAAGCTAATGATATTTCTCCCAGCATCGTTGCGACCGGTATCGGCGTTGCTCTTTTGACAACCTTATTCGGTCTTGTAGTCGCTATGAATCTTCAATTTTTCCATAACTATTTTACAGCTAAAATCAATCGCTTGATCGTTGACATGGAAGACAGTTCAGCTGCACTCGTGGAAGCGCTTGTCGAAATCGAACAAAAGAAGTAA
- a CDS encoding biopolymer transporter ExbD has protein sequence MLVEKRKTSSAEIPTGSLADMAFLLLIFFLVVTTIGSDKGIDLVLPPEGDVKPIPMKNIMNILLNDNGDILIDEEPRLLNQVKDIVKDRVAKNDKLIVSVKTTRVTPYRVFIAVLDQLKQADARKISIAEPDK, from the coding sequence ATGTTAGTTGAAAAACGTAAAACAAGTTCGGCTGAAATTCCAACAGGTTCCTTAGCCGATATGGCATTCTTGCTTTTGATCTTCTTTCTGGTCGTGACAACTATCGGAAGCGATAAAGGTATTGACTTAGTATTACCGCCTGAAGGTGATGTCAAGCCAATTCCGATGAAAAATATCATGAATATTCTGCTTAATGATAACGGCGATATTCTTATTGATGAAGAACCACGGCTTCTTAATCAGGTTAAAGATATTGTAAAGGACCGTGTGGCAAAAAATGATAAATTAATCGTTTCTGTCAAGACGACTCGTGTAACCCCTTATAGAGTTTTCATAGCGGTATTGGATCAATTGAAACAAGCCGATGCCAGAAAGATTTCAATAGCTGAACCGGACAAATAA
- a CDS encoding biopolymer transporter ExbD yields MKFARKKAPPPVIPSASMSDIVFTLLLFFMVATVIKKFAGLPVDEPEAYQIEKLTTKTHTSYIWIDDTENITFDDFPIGSMADVYTIARDKIEKDVQLLIFLRVDKNSKMGLLSDVQQELRKAGCLRVYYGTKSKPSANY; encoded by the coding sequence ATGAAATTTGCACGCAAAAAAGCGCCACCTCCGGTTATTCCGAGCGCTTCAATGTCAGATATCGTTTTTACACTGTTGTTGTTTTTTATGGTGGCGACCGTCATTAAAAAATTTGCCGGGTTGCCAGTTGATGAGCCAGAAGCGTATCAAATTGAAAAATTAACGACTAAAACCCATACGTCTTATATCTGGATTGATGATACGGAAAATATCACTTTTGATGATTTTCCTATTGGTTCGATGGCTGATGTTTATACTATAGCTCGTGATAAAATAGAAAAAGACGTTCAGTTATTGATTTTCTTACGCGTCGACAAAAACAGTAAAATGGGTCTGTTAAGTGATGTACAACAGGAACTTCGCAAAGCAGGCTGTCTCCGCGTTTATTACGGTACCAAGTCTAAACCGTCGGCCAATTACTAA
- a CDS encoding energy transducer TonB: MKVFELRKQYKVVFEISLIASLLFVTILFQIIGFGKITGEIEKPTFQLEVAKIDLTQQIKRPPPPARPAVPIASEQETLLGDETIDDTDIDLEEIPPPPPPPPKKDENEEADVFVAYDTAPELKGGYDFIRKNLKYPDMARQAGIEGKVLIKAVIDENGSVMRAEVLKEDGNVGFGQAAIDVVMKCKFSPAKQRDKSVKVAITLPITFKLK; encoded by the coding sequence ATGAAGGTGTTTGAACTTAGAAAGCAATATAAAGTAGTTTTTGAGATTTCGCTGATTGCTTCGTTATTGTTTGTGACCATTTTGTTTCAGATTATCGGATTTGGTAAAATTACCGGCGAAATTGAAAAACCGACTTTTCAACTCGAAGTTGCCAAAATTGATTTGACACAACAGATTAAACGTCCACCTCCGCCGGCTCGTCCGGCTGTTCCGATCGCTTCTGAGCAGGAGACGCTTTTAGGCGATGAAACGATCGACGATACGGACATTGATCTGGAAGAAATTCCGCCACCGCCACCGCCACCGCCGAAAAAAGATGAAAATGAAGAAGCGGATGTGTTTGTTGCATACGATACTGCTCCGGAACTCAAAGGTGGATATGATTTTATCCGCAAGAACCTGAAATATCCGGACATGGCGCGTCAAGCCGGTATCGAAGGCAAGGTGCTGATTAAAGCAGTTATCGATGAAAACGGCAGTGTGATGCGCGCCGAAGTTTTGAAAGAAGATGGAAATGTAGGTTTCGGTCAGGCCGCTATTGATGTAGTAATGAAATGTAAGTTCAGTCCTGCCAAACAACGCGATAAATCAGTCAAGGTAGCTATTACGCTTCCGATCACTTTCAAACTTAAGTAA
- a CDS encoding heavy-metal-associated domain-containing protein: MIRLLISVALLCLMVSACGKSDEKKDVLAEKAVIKLPSAICGECANTITTAVKKVNGVNSIMVDTDTKLATVEFIPAMAKVSDIEQAIVMAGYDANDKKADATAFEKLPDCCKK, from the coding sequence ATGATTCGTTTATTAATTTCTGTAGCTTTATTGTGTTTAATGGTATCAGCCTGTGGAAAATCCGACGAAAAGAAAGATGTCCTTGCCGAGAAGGCTGTCATTAAGCTCCCGTCGGCTATTTGTGGAGAATGCGCAAATACAATCACGACCGCTGTCAAAAAAGTAAACGGCGTGAATTCAATAATGGTTGACACCGATACAAAACTGGCGACTGTAGAATTTATTCCTGCAATGGCCAAAGTTTCGGACATCGAGCAAGCAATCGTTATGGCCGGCTATGATGCAAACGATAAGAAAGCCGATGCCACTGCGTTTGAAAAATTACCGGATTGCTGCAAAAAGTAA
- a CDS encoding DUF3098 domain-containing protein: protein MTTNLKKTSTVKKQTAKKSALPFTAENYYIFFAGILVIIIGYICMNTGPVYGAISMTIAPILVSIGYLVLIPLSILYRKKENLTNPQP from the coding sequence ATGACTACTAATTTAAAGAAGACTTCAACGGTAAAAAAACAAACCGCCAAAAAATCAGCGCTCCCTTTCACAGCTGAAAATTATTACATATTTTTTGCCGGAATTTTAGTGATTATTATCGGTTATATTTGCATGAATACCGGTCCGGTTTACGGCGCTATTTCTATGACTATTGCGCCAATTCTTGTCAGTATCGGATATTTAGTACTTATCCCGTTGTCTATTCTTTATAGAAAAAAAGAAAACCTGACTAATCCACAACCGTAA
- a CDS encoding 1,4-dihydroxy-6-naphthoate synthase, which yields MTLTIGYSPCPNDTFMFDALVHNKVDTEGIQFEPILADVEKLNQKTFRSELDVTKISYHALIHVLNDYSLLHSGSALGHNCGPLLISKRPIDIASIADNDIGIPGPFTTANFLLQYFLGRKAQARPMIFSDIESALLNEDIKAGVIIHENRFTYESKGLIKIRDLGEFWENQTRLPIPLGGIVAQRRLGQSTIQKIDRILRRSIEFAFANPESSRMYVKRHAQELDDSVIESHIRLYVNRFSINLGETGEEAIRFFIKTACELNSIQFPEAELFAH from the coding sequence ATGACGCTTACCATCGGCTATTCTCCTTGTCCCAACGACACGTTCATGTTTGACGCTTTGGTTCACAACAAAGTGGATACGGAAGGAATACAATTTGAGCCCATACTGGCTGACGTCGAAAAGCTTAATCAGAAAACATTTCGTTCCGAACTCGACGTCACAAAAATCAGTTATCACGCGTTAATTCACGTACTGAACGATTACAGTTTGCTGCATTCAGGCAGTGCACTTGGTCATAATTGTGGTCCGTTACTGATCAGTAAACGCCCGATCGACATTGCCTCAATTGCTGATAACGACATTGGTATTCCCGGACCATTCACAACAGCAAATTTTCTGCTTCAATATTTTTTAGGAAGAAAAGCTCAGGCCCGCCCAATGATTTTTTCCGATATTGAATCGGCATTGCTCAATGAAGATATTAAAGCTGGCGTGATCATTCACGAAAACCGTTTTACCTATGAAAGCAAAGGATTGATCAAGATTCGCGATCTGGGCGAATTCTGGGAAAATCAAACCCGACTACCAATCCCGCTCGGCGGCATTGTTGCGCAACGACGACTGGGGCAATCAACCATTCAAAAAATCGACCGGATTTTGCGTCGAAGTATCGAATTCGCCTTTGCCAATCCTGAATCTTCCCGCATGTATGTCAAACGTCATGCGCAAGAACTTGATGACTCAGTAATCGAAAGTCATATTCGATTGTATGTAAATCGTTTTAGTATCAACTTAGGTGAAACTGGCGAAGAAGCGATCCGGTTTTTTATAAAAACAGCGTGCGAACTCAATAGCATTCAATTCCCCGAAGCTGAGCTTTTTGCTCATTAA
- the mqnB gene encoding futalosine hydrolase yields the protein MNILIVTATAFESELLMSRLTSSNPDGNVTIGHLGSHAVSILHTGIGMINTAYHLTKALINHRYDLVLNIGICGAYHRTTALGSVVEIREEIFSELGATDAQGNFIDLQKLGFKFFEKNGHSIFNHILNAHQPSQFFKNAEPVIVGRSLTVNTVNGDEQRIADARKRYDPDFENMEGGAVAFVCLQESIPYLEFRSISNYVEPRNTDNWQIRLASQNVQNFILNLITARNP from the coding sequence ATGAATATTTTGATCGTGACCGCAACTGCTTTTGAATCCGAACTCTTAATGAGCCGTTTGACTTCATCAAATCCCGATGGAAATGTCACTATCGGCCATCTGGGCTCTCACGCTGTCTCGATATTGCATACCGGCATCGGTATGATCAATACCGCGTATCACCTCACGAAAGCGTTGATAAACCACCGGTACGACCTTGTCCTGAATATCGGAATTTGCGGAGCTTATCACAGAACCACGGCTCTTGGAAGCGTAGTAGAGATTCGCGAAGAAATTTTTTCAGAATTGGGCGCTACCGATGCACAGGGCAATTTCATCGATTTGCAAAAACTAGGATTCAAGTTTTTTGAAAAGAACGGGCATTCGATTTTCAATCATATTCTGAATGCTCATCAGCCGTCTCAATTCTTCAAGAATGCAGAACCGGTTATTGTTGGACGCAGTCTGACTGTCAATACTGTCAATGGCGATGAGCAACGAATCGCCGACGCTCGAAAACGTTACGATCCTGATTTCGAGAACATGGAAGGCGGCGCAGTGGCATTCGTTTGCTTGCAGGAATCCATCCCCTATCTGGAATTCCGCAGTATCTCCAATTACGTCGAGCCTCGTAACACCGATAACTGGCAAATCAGATTGGCCAGCCAAAATGTTCAAAATTTTATATTAAATTTAATAACAGCCCGAAATCCATGA
- the mqnE gene encoding aminofutalosine synthase MqnE, with translation MVRQSGLENIYQKVMDSERLSFEDGMKLFETRDLTTVGYLANIVRERLHGDRSFFVRNRQLNPTNICEYSCMFCSFYRREGEEGGYTMTMDEIARRVREGMNHGIQEIHITSGLHPNLPFSYYTDMLRTIKETAPHLHIKGFTAVEIEYYAHHYNMTIRQVLSELMSAGLEAMPGGGAEIFADRVRKKICDEKSTAEGWLAVHSMAHELGLLTNATMLYGHIERYEERVDHLMKLRDLQDASKAKNAKGSFNTFIPLKYQHENNRLKNLPEVSAIEDLKMVAVPRLMLDNFPTVKAYWVVIGKRLAQMALSYGANEIEGTILEERIMSMAGTDSAHGMTERELIKLIKDAGRKPVERDALYHVLRTYEDGELDQLIDKNLSLPVLN, from the coding sequence ATGGTGCGCCAGTCCGGTCTGGAAAACATTTACCAGAAAGTGATGGATAGCGAACGTCTGAGCTTTGAGGATGGCATGAAGCTTTTCGAAACACGAGATCTGACAACCGTGGGCTACCTGGCCAATATTGTGCGGGAACGTTTGCACGGCGACCGGTCTTTCTTTGTTCGCAATCGCCAATTGAACCCAACCAATATCTGCGAATATTCATGCATGTTTTGTTCGTTTTATCGCCGCGAAGGTGAAGAAGGCGGTTATACGATGACGATGGATGAAATCGCCCGTCGTGTCCGGGAGGGAATGAACCATGGCATTCAGGAAATCCATATTACCTCCGGATTGCATCCGAATCTGCCGTTCAGTTATTATACCGACATGCTGCGAACCATTAAAGAAACCGCGCCTCACCTTCACATTAAAGGGTTTACAGCGGTCGAAATCGAATATTATGCGCACCATTACAATATGACGATCCGCCAGGTGTTATCGGAACTGATGTCGGCAGGCCTTGAAGCAATGCCCGGAGGCGGCGCAGAGATTTTCGCCGACCGCGTGCGTAAAAAAATCTGCGATGAAAAATCAACGGCTGAAGGCTGGCTTGCCGTGCATTCGATGGCACATGAACTCGGCTTACTGACCAATGCCACCATGTTGTATGGCCACATCGAACGCTATGAAGAACGCGTCGATCACCTGATGAAGCTCCGTGATCTTCAGGATGCCAGCAAAGCCAAGAATGCTAAAGGCTCATTCAACACATTCATTCCTCTCAAATATCAACATGAGAACAACCGGCTGAAAAATTTACCTGAAGTAAGTGCGATTGAAGACTTAAAAATGGTCGCTGTTCCGAGACTTATGCTGGACAATTTTCCGACCGTTAAAGCTTATTGGGTCGTGATCGGCAAACGTCTTGCCCAGATGGCATTAAGTTATGGCGCCAACGAGATCGAAGGTACTATTCTCGAAGAACGGATTATGAGCATGGCCGGTACGGACAGCGCGCACGGCATGACTGAACGAGAATTGATCAAATTGATCAAAGACGCCGGGCGCAAACCTGTCGAGCGTGACGCTTTGTATCATGTTTTGAGAACGTATGAAGACGGTGAATTGGATCAATTGATCGATAAAAACCTCTCGCTCCCCGTTTTAAATTAA